Below is a genomic region from Botrytis cinerea B05.10 chromosome 2, complete sequence.
CccattcttctctccttttaTGTCATATATACTCACACTTTACACTTCACCccattcctctctctctctctcaaaataGTAAAGCGAAAATCAATACCCAAGAGAAGGATTGGGCAGATATTGGTGATttctttcatcttccatcttccctGTTCCTCATCAAGCGAATCACCAAACAAGTGACGTCCTACCCTGCCATCCCAAACTGCAGCCCTACCAACACAACATATCAAAAGCAACAAccccatcacatcacatcaccacACTCTcatacgatacgataccaAAGAACCAAATCACCAAATAACCATCTACAATCATGACTACATATTCTTCCACTCCACTCTTTGGCGGCGCCCTCATAGTTGATCTTCCATCTACATTCGCCGACGTCAGGTAAGCTCTTTCAAGAAAAAAACCAACCAACATCAGAACACATGCAGAGCCCCACATCCACTCCTGACCGAAAACTCAaaaccatcaccatcaccctCGCCATCAGCACCGAACTAACAATTCTACAGTACAATAAGACAAGTTCCCGACCATCAAGAAGTCTATTTGGACAAAGATGGCTTCACCAGTATCATATTCGATATCACCGAGCGAGTCGGCACTGCGGGCTCCAGCCCAGCGACCGACGGAGCGGCTATGACGACTCATTTGGaggatattgttgattccGATCTGGACACTGTGAAAGTATGGTCGATTACTGATACTAAGTTTTCTAAATTGCCGTATGTACCTCATGTCCATTGTTTTTTCCCGTTCCTCTATCATCTGCTCCCatcatctcctctccatcatgTCACATGACCAAGTATTCATCGACCCAACCCAAATCTGACAACTCCTCAGCGAAAACACTCCCGCCTACACACTCATCGCCACTCAAACACCACCTCACGACCCCAA
It encodes:
- the Bcmog1 gene encoding Bcmog1, which produces MTTYSSTPLFGGALIVDLPSTFADVSTIRQVPDHQEVYLDKDGFTSIIFDITERVGTAGSSPATDGAAMTTHLEDIVDSDLDTVKVWSITDTKFSKLPENTPAYTLIATQTPPHDPNSRASAPDFTAIVLNLIRLERESTDILVTINVPHIKGEYSADDVDLQLGKQGKLIENAVEHAAKIWETFKIKDWGLFDEV